A single region of the Sphingobium sp. Cam5-1 genome encodes:
- a CDS encoding DUF488 domain-containing protein, which produces MSGTIDIKRIYETASSSDGKRVLVDRLWPRGVSLHSAALDLWLKEIAPSADLRKWFNHDATRFAAFRDRYRLELDANPDILAQIYKLADQGDVTLLYAAHDRRVNHAVVLAEYLKEHGCRLRHASNVA; this is translated from the coding sequence ATGAGCGGCACGATCGATATCAAACGGATTTACGAAACCGCCAGCAGCAGTGATGGAAAACGTGTCCTGGTCGATCGCCTCTGGCCAAGAGGTGTCTCGCTTCACTCTGCGGCACTCGATCTATGGCTGAAGGAAATCGCCCCCAGCGCGGACTTGCGCAAATGGTTCAATCATGATGCCACGCGTTTTGCGGCCTTCCGCGACAGGTATCGCCTGGAACTTGATGCGAACCCGGACATATTGGCCCAAATCTACAAATTGGCCGATCAAGGGGACGTGACATTGCTCTATGCCGCGCATGACCGACGTGTGAATCACGCGGTGGTCCTGGCCGAATATCTGAAGGAGCACGGATGCAGGCTCCGGCATGCGAGCAATGTCGCGTGA
- the cfa gene encoding cyclopropane fatty acyl phospholipid synthase: protein MSFALSKTPMPDQEARVNQGPGLSPASIRGFRLAENMLNEAGLRLNGNDPWDIRIYDSNVPGRVLAQGNLGLGETYMAGHWDCPALDEFFSRLLRSGITDMVNPASLLLHALRTRLTNRQNRKQAWKVGERHYDLGNAFYERMLDPLMTYTCGYWKEATSLAEAQIAKLDLICRKLQLEPGMRVLDIGCGWGSFMAYAAENYGVQCVGVTISREQCDWAKRHHSSPHLDFRLQDYRDMRETFDRIVSIGMFEHVGRKNHRTYMEVAARCLEDDGLFLLHTIGKNRRRNIPDPWIDRYIFPNGDLPSIGQIGDAVDGLFIVEDMHNFGADYDKTLMAWHRNFENAWPEFEEQLGERFRRMWRYYLLSCAGAFRSRDVQLWQWVLAKKGIPGGYQRPN from the coding sequence ATGTCTTTCGCTCTTTCTAAAACCCCAATGCCAGATCAAGAGGCCCGAGTGAATCAAGGACCAGGCCTTTCTCCTGCATCTATCCGCGGGTTTCGACTGGCAGAGAACATGCTCAACGAGGCAGGACTTCGGTTGAATGGGAATGACCCTTGGGACATTCGTATCTACGACAGCAATGTCCCAGGGCGCGTTCTTGCACAGGGGAATCTGGGATTAGGCGAAACCTATATGGCCGGCCACTGGGATTGCCCTGCGCTGGATGAATTCTTCTCCCGATTACTGCGATCGGGCATAACAGACATGGTCAATCCTGCTTCGCTCCTGCTGCATGCCTTGCGCACCCGACTGACGAACCGTCAAAATCGCAAGCAGGCCTGGAAGGTGGGGGAGCGGCATTATGATCTTGGGAATGCATTTTATGAGCGCATGCTGGATCCGCTCATGACCTATACCTGTGGCTATTGGAAGGAGGCGACCAGCCTGGCTGAGGCACAGATCGCAAAGCTGGATCTCATTTGCCGAAAGCTTCAACTGGAACCGGGAATGAGAGTCCTCGACATCGGCTGCGGATGGGGCAGCTTCATGGCTTATGCTGCTGAAAATTATGGCGTCCAGTGCGTCGGCGTCACAATCTCCAGGGAGCAATGCGACTGGGCCAAGAGGCATCATTCCAGCCCGCATCTCGATTTCAGGCTCCAGGACTATCGGGATATGCGCGAGACATTCGACCGCATCGTGAGCATCGGCATGTTCGAGCATGTAGGTCGCAAGAATCATCGAACCTATATGGAAGTAGCGGCGCGCTGCCTTGAAGATGACGGCCTGTTTCTCCTCCACACGATCGGCAAGAACCGTAGAAGAAACATACCCGATCCCTGGATTGACCGTTATATCTTCCCGAACGGAGACCTTCCATCGATAGGGCAGATCGGGGATGCCGTAGACGGCCTTTTCATCGTTGAAGATATGCACAATTTCGGCGCGGATTATGACAAGACATTGATGGCGTGGCATCGCAACTTTGAGAATGCCTGGCCGGAATTCGAAGAACAGCTGGGTGAGCGCTTCCGTCGCATGTGGCGATATTATCTGCTTTCCTGCGCGGGAGCGTTCAGATCCCGGGATGTTCAGTTATGGCAATGGGTCTTGGCGAAGAAGGGCATTCCTGGCGGATATCAGCGTCCCAACTAA